A window of Chryseobacterium aquaeductus genomic DNA:
CCATACGCCCTTAACGATTTCTTTCCTAATTATTAATTAGTTCAGTATTTTTTGCTCAGTATTACTACCAAGCTATTTTGTAAACTCAAACGCTTAATTGCGCTCGGTTTTCTCTTTGTGATATTTTTACCGTTAATGTCAATGATCTTTAATTTCTTTCTGCTCGTCTGATAATGGATATTTGTTTTGGCTCTATCCATTCTACTTTTAAATCAAACTCGCAAAACTGTGGAGAATAAGGGAGTCGAACCCTTGACCTCCTGCGTGCAAGGCAGGCGCTCTAGCCAGCTGAGCTAATTCCCCCTCTAGTGGTTGTTGGTTGTTGGTTTTCAGTTGTCGGTTTTCACCATCAACTATTAGCTATCAACCATCAACTATAATTAGTAGTCTCGGGCAGGCTCGAACTGCCGACCTCTACATTATCAGTGTAGCGCTCTAACCAGCTGAGCTACGAGACTTCATTTAATTTTAAATTTTAAATTTTGAATTTTAAATTAATTTTCAAATCTAAAATCTATCATTTATAATCTAAAATCTCTCTCCCTCTGATACTAATTTCTAGTGGGTTTTGTATTTTTATAATATAAGCAACCGAGTAAAAAACTAAAACGTCTCTTTAAGTAAGCACATGATACTTTTAAGTACCTTTTGTTTGTTTAACGTCTAATGACGCTCTAAAATGAGATGTTCCAGCCGCACCTTCCGGTACGGCTACCTTGTTACGACTTAGCCCTAGTTACCTGTTTTACCCTAGGCAGCTCCTGTTACGGTCACCGACTTCAGGTACCCCAGACTTCCATGGCTTGACGGGCGGTGTGTACAAGGCCCGGGAACGTATTCACCGCGCCATGGCTGATGCGCGATTACTAGCGATTCCAGCTTCATAGAGTCGAGTTGCAGACTCCAATCCGAACTGAGACCGGCTTTCGAGATTTGCATCACATCGCTGTGTAGCTGCCCTCTGTACCGGCCATTGTATTACGTGTGTGGCCCAAGGCGTAAGGGCCGTGATGATTTGACGTCATCCCCACCTTCCTCTCTACTTGCGTAGGCAGTCTCACTAGAGTCCTCAACTTAATGCTAGCAACTAGTGACAGGGGTTGCGCTCGTTGCAGGACTTAACCTAACACCTCACGGCACGAGCTGACGACAACCATGCAGCACCTTGAAAATTGTCCGAAGAAAAGTCTATTTCTAAACCTGTCAATTCCCATTTAAGCCTTGGTAAGGTTCCTCGCGTATCATCGAATTAAACCACATAATCCACCGCTTGTGCGGGCCCCCGTCAATTCCTTTGAGTTTCAATCTTGCGATCGTACTCCCCAGGTGGCTAACTTATCACTTTCGCTTAGTCTCTGAATCCGAAAACCCAAAAACGAGTTAGCATCGTTTACGGCGTGGACTACCAGGGTATCTAATCCTGTTCGCTCCCCACGCTTTCGTCCATCAGCGTCAGTTAAGACATGGTAACCTGCCTTCGCAATTGGTGTTCTAAGTAATATCTATGCATTTCACCGCTACACTACTTATTCCAGCTACCTCTACCTTACTCAAGACCCGCAGTATCAATGGCAGTTTCATAGTTAAGCTATGAGATTTCACCACTGACTTACGAGTCCGCCTACGGACCCTTTAAACCCAATAAATCCGGATAACGCTTGCACCCTCCGTATTACCGCGGCTGCTGGCACGGAGTTAGCCGGTGCTTATTCATACTGTACCTTCAGCTACTTACACGTAAGTAGGTTTATCCCAGTATAAAAGAAGTTTACAACCCATAGGGCCGTCGTCCTTCACGCGGGATGGCTGGATCAGGCTCTCACCCATTGTCCAATATTCCTCACTGCTGCCTCCCGTAGGAGTCTGGTCCGTGTCTCAGTACCAGTGTGGGGGATCACCCTCTCAGGCCCCCTAAAGATCATTGACTTGGTGAGCCGTTACCTCACCAACTATCTAATCTTGCGCGTGCCCATCTCTATCCACCGGAGTTTTCAATAATAATTGATGCCAATCATTATATTATGGGGTATTAATCTTCCTTTCGAAAGGCTATCCCCCTGATAAAGGTAGGTTGCACACGTGTTCCGCACCCGTGCGCCGCTCTCTAGATTCCGAAGAATCTATACCGCTCGGCTTGCATGTGTTAGGCCTCCCGCTAGCGTTCATCCTGAGCCAGGATCAAACTCTCCATTGTATGTTTGTCCGCACTCACTCAAAGTTATTAACGTTCTAGTCTTTTCCTTACTTGGTTGTTATATCTATTTTTCAATGATCTCTCCTCTCTCGCTTCCCCAGCTGCCCTTTTCTGTCGTTGGACGTTGCCGTATTTGCGTGTGCAAAAGTAATAATTTATTCTGTTATGACCAAATGTTTTTTGAAGAAATTTTAAAGTTTTTTAAGTAACCCTAAACACCCTTTTTTCAAACACCTAATCTCCTACTCCTGCGCTCCCCGTATTGGGATTGCAAAGATACAAATCTTTTTTAATCTCACAAATTTTATCTCGCAAAAAATGTAAAAGTTTTTTCGATTTATATACCTCTTCTAAAGTAACATAAACTAACGCCCTAAGGCTCTCCTGCGCTACCAAAATACTCTCGTTTTCAGTGGGGCAAAGATAGAAACTTTCACCCAACACACCAAACTAATTTAACATAAAATTGATCTTTAATTCATATTTAATCCTAATTCACTGAAACACTGAAGCAAAAAATTTTGATCGGGAGTGTGATTGGGACTTGTGCAAAGTTTTTTGGTGGAAAGTGAGATGTTGGAGGGTGGGAGTGTTGTAGTTTGTGATAAAATGATGATAAACCTACAGAAATATAATGCAGAGAAAGATATAATTGATTCTCCTAATAATATTTATGGGATTAGATGCTAAGGAAAAAATATTATTATACTACCCGTTGTGCATTTTGAATTATTGTCTTTCCAAAATAAGTGAAATCGAAGATTCGACGTAGTCAAACAGCTTTATATAGCTTGATTTCAGTATTTTTTTTCACTTCTTCGTATAACCTTGCGTTTTTTTATCGCTAGGAAAGACAAAGTTTTTATAATAAATGTCATTTTTATGATAAACAATGGCATTTCATTTAGCAAAGAAATACAAAGGCTTTAATTATTAGTCGCTTGACGGTATCTGCAAAATGCACAACTGGTTTTATACTATATTATATATATAAAAAAAGTTCGGCAAACACCGAACTCTTCTTTATATATAGTAATATCTATTTTGTAAGTTTTGATTTTGGTAGAGAGACTGCTCCGGGATCTTTCCATAGGCCATCTTTTTCAGCTAATTTCTTAATAAAATCTGCCCTTTTATTGCTATCTGGATGTGAATTGAACATTTTCTGAACCCCTGACTGCGCGGATCCGCCTTCAGAGAGTAATGCTAATTTTTTGAAAGCTGTATAAGCTCCCACAACATTATATTTATTTGATTTCATAAAGTTGTAAGAGTAAGTATCAGCCTGTGATTCTTGCTTTTTACTATGAGAGGCATCTAAAAATGCATTAGCCATTTTCCCAACTTGACTTTCACTTAACGAAGATACTGTTGAAGATGCTGATGAAGCAGCATCAATCACTGCAGCTTTTAAATATGCAGATTTTATTGCGTCTTTGGTGTCTTGGTTTTTTACGTGTCCGATCTCGTGACCGATCACTGCTAGAAGCTCGTCATCTGTCATCATGTCCATCAAAGAAGAAAAAACACGTACACTACCATCTGCACATGCAAAAGCATTGATGTCTTTCGCTTTGTAGACTTTGTAATTCAGGTTTAATCCGTCTTGTGATTTGTGTTTCGCAAAAAGTTTGTTGAGTCTTATTGTATAGGGATCTTTTGGGCCTGCAATAGAATTGTTATTATCCATATAGCCTACAGATTCTTTTGACAATTTGATTGCATCTTCGTTGGTAAAAGTAAGTGCTGATGCACCTTTGGAAACTACTCCTACAGCTTTTCCCAGATTAATTTTCTGAGCTTTAACATGGCATAATGATCCTAAAAGGATCGCACCGATAATAATTTTTTTCATTAAATGTTTTTTTTAATGCTGCCAATTTAAGAATATTTTTCAAATAAAAAAATCCTTTTTCGGAGAACACCGAAAAAGGATTTAACTAACTATTTAAATTGTATTAATCAATAAATAGAGAAGCAATTGCAGTAGCCTCAGCTCCTGTTAAAATTTCATCGTACGCTGCTGAACCTGCTGCCGCACCGAATGCTGTAGCTGTGTTGAATCCTGCCTGCATAGTAACATCTTCGCCATTATAAACAGCGTTGGTAGCTGCCGGCATATTTCCACCGTTTGCCAATTCTATCCAACCTTTATTGGCACGCATTCTACGAACCATTGATGCGTGTCTTGCTTCTACCGAGTGGATTTGCAAAGCTGCCTGAAGAACAGTTCCGTTTGACATTACGTTTCCTGCCTGACCTTTATAAGCCCTTACTCCCGTATCTTCAAATGCCTGAGCTAATGTAAGAAACTGCTGATAATTAGTAAAAGGTGTAAATGCTCCATTCGCTGTAAAGTCGAAAGTAGGTTTTGCAACCGGAGCGGTACCTAATGAAGTCAATGTACTTTTAAGGAATGTAACGTGAGCTGCCTCGTGTTTTGAAATTTGCTGAAAAACCACTTTGTCCGAATTGGGAATCAGGTTTGCTGTTTGCAGTCCTATTCTATAATATTCGTCTTCTAAGTATTCTAAAGTTAGCGCTAGTTGCAATGCATCAGTCAATGCACTTTTCATTGCCAACGTTGGTTCTGATTTTGTTTCAGCTTTGGCAGAAGTTGCCAAAACACTACCTAATCCTAATGGTATTGCAGCAACTGCCGCTTTTTTACCGAATGCTGTAAGTTCGGAAAGGTTACCTAATCTTGACGTTTGTCTTGTAAATAAAGTATCGTCAGAAAGTTTATCTAGTAATTTAAGAATGTTCATAATAATTGATTTTGAGATGAATAATTTAATTAATGCCTCTTTCTTTCCAAGTAAATGGAGTCTTAATAAATCCTCCGGCTGCCGCAACGACGTCTTTTGGTTCTTTTGCCACATCAAGACCAGTTGTAGGATTTACAACATCATCACCTGAGAAATCTGCAGATAACGGATTAATCAAATCTCTAATTGCAGATGCGTGTCTTGCTTCTACAGAAACAATTTTACCTGCAAGAACAAGATAAGTAGGGTTTGTAATATACTTACCTGCTGCGTTGTACGCTGCAACTCCAGTATCTTCTAAAGCTTTTGCAGTCGCCAAAACAGAATTTCTATCATTAAAATTCACATTCGGATATTGAAATTCTAGGGTTGGTAATACATTTGTAGTCGCCCCTGAAATTGCTGCCTTGAAGAAATCTCTGTGAATTACCTCGTGGTGGTAAAGATCCGTCAGAACTTCTTTCTCAACAGTAGAAATACCTGCATAGAAACTATTAACAACTTTAGTATAGAAATCAGCTTCCAGTTGTTCTAATGCATAAGCGTAGTTAAGAACACCTACATCACCTGTACCCAAATCAAATATCTTATTATCATTGTAGTCGAAGTCATCATCGTCGCAACCTACCAAAGTAAGTCCGGCTACGGCAATACCAATGCCGCTTAGTTTTAAAAAGTTTCGTCTGCTGGTATCCAGAGTAGCTCCCTGGTTAGAAACATAAATTGGTTTTTTCATAATATTATTTTTAGAAGGGTTTAATACTTTTAATGATATCTACGATATTAGTTTTGATTTGGTTTTCATATTTTTAAAAAAAATCAATTTTTATTAATTTAAACTTCAAAAAATATCAAAAAACATTGACACCTAAACAATTACAATACCATTACAGATAGATGTGGTATCTAAACTTCAATTTCTTTTAAAAATAAATTTTACTTATTTTTGTGAAATGAGTCAAAAATGGATTTATAAAACCGAACCTGATGAAGAAACTGTTGACGGATTAAGTTCGTCACTTGGTTTTGGAACTTTTGAATCCAAATTATTGGTTCTTAGAGGAATCGATAACTATCAGAAAGCGAGGGAATTTTTCAAACCTAATGTTCAGGATATTCACAATCCTTTTTTGATGGCAGATATGCAAAAAGCCGTGGAGCGTATCGCTACAGCCATAGAAAATGGTGAAAAAATAATGGTTTACGGAGATTATGATGTAGACGGTACTACCGCTGTAGCACTCACGTATCTTTATTTAAGAAAAATTGTTCAGAAAAAATATCTGGATTTTTATATTCCAGACAGAAACTCTGAAGGTTACGGAATTTCTACAGAAGGAATTGATTACGCACAAGAAAATGGTTTTTCTCTGATTATCGCCCTAGATTGTGGGATCAAGGCGATTGATATGATTAATTATGCCAAAGAAAAAGATATAGATTTTATAATATGTGATCATCATTTACCTGGAGATGAAATTCCTGATGCAGTAGCTGTTTTAGATCCAAAAAGAACCGATTGCAGATATCCTTTTAAGGAACTTTCAGGATGTGGAGTTGGTTTTAAACTATGTCAGGGTTTAAATACAATTTACAAAATTCCGGAAACAGAATTATTTGAACTGACCGATCTGCTCGCCATCTCCATTGCCGCAGATATCGTTTCGATGACCGGAGAGAACAGAGTTTTGGCAAAGATGGGACTTAAAGTTCTCAGAAAAACACGCAACCTCGGTTTAAGACTTCTCATCCCTGATGATAAACTTTCGCATTTTGAAATTTCAAATATTGTTTTTGAAATTGCTCCAAAAATAAACGCTGCAGGAAGGATTTCTCACGGTAAAGCTGCTGTAGAATTGATGGTGTCTGACAATCTGAAACACGCGCAGCAAATTGTAGGTGACATCATGAATCTGAATGACGAAAGACGAGAACTGGACATGAACTCTACCCTTTCTGCATTAAACCAAGTGATTGAATCTCAACAGCAAACCAAATATTCTACCATTGTCTATCATCCGGAATGGAACAAGGGCGTAATCGGAATTGTTGCCTCAAGATTGACAGAAACTTATTACAAGCCTACTTTGGTTTTTACAGACGGAAATAATGGTGAAATGGTAGCTTCTGCAAGATCTGTATCAGATTTTGATGTACATGAAGCCTTGGATCTTTGTTCGGAGTATTTTCTGAAATTTGGTGGTCATCACGCCGCAGCCGGACTTTCTATGGAAAAAGAAAAGTTTGAAGATTTTAAAATTAAATTTGAAAAAACGGTTGCCGAAAAAATTAAAGAACATCAAAAAGAGCCATCTATTACCATAGATTCTGACGTAGACCTTGATGAAATCAACAGAGATTTTATCAACTTTCACAGAAAACTGGGTCCTTTTGGTCCTCAAAACATGAAACCTAATCTGGTTTTAAGAAATCAGAAAATCGCAGGTTATCTGAAAACGATGGGGAAAGACAATAATCATCTGAAGTTTTATATCAAACAAGAATCTACCGGAAGAAATGTCGAATGTGTAGGCTTTAAACTGGGGCAGTTCGCAGATGATTTTAGGAATAAATCTTTCGACATCGCATTTACTTTGGAAGAAAATCATTGGAAAGGCAATGTGACGCATTACTTGAATATAAGAGATGTAAAGTTTTTAGAAGGTGAATAAATGAATTTTCCTTCGGAAATGAATGGTGAATTTTTAAAAATCATAACTACATTATTTAATCAAAAATTGACAAGCGCAGCAAATTGACTTGCAAAGCAAAATTGACAATTGACTACCACCTATGAAAAAAATCGGTTTATTTTTCGGATCTTTTAATCCAATTCATATTGGTCATTTGATATTGGCAAATTACATTCTTGAGAATTCTGATATGGATGAAATGTGGTTTGTGGTGAGTCCGCAAAATCCCTTTAAGGAAAAAAAATCGCTTCTTAAAGATCACAACCGTCTTGATATGGTGCAACTTGCCGTGAAAAACTATCCTCAAATGCGTGCTTCAAATGTAGAATTTTCATTACCAACACCAAGTTACACGATTGACACTTTAACGTATCTTCAGGAAAAGCATCCTGAGTATTCTTTCAGTTTGATCATGGGAGAAGACAACCTCAGCAGTCTTCACAAGTGGAAAAATTCTGAAATACTAATTAAAAATCATCATATCATCGTTTATCCCAGAGTTTTTGATGGAGAAAAAAAAGATTCTGAATATCTTCAGCATGAAAATATCTCGATGATCAAAGCTCCGGTGATTGAACTTTCTGCAACAGAAATTCGCAATATGATTAAGGAAGGAAAAAACGTAAGACCGATGCTTCCGCCGGAGGTTTTTGAGTATCTGGACGGAAGTAGTTTTTATAAATAGTTGTTAGTTGTTAGTTGTTAGTTGTTAGTTGTTAGTTGTTAGGCAAAATTAATTCTTAAGATTATGAATTTCCTTGAAAATCTTTTCTCAAAATATCCTCAGGATAAAGTCATCAAATGGTTTAAGCAAATATGTTTGGCAGAAGCCGTTTCGTGGTTTTTTCTTTTTACTGCAATGATCTGGATACGCGTTGATCCTGAAGGTCTTTTACCTATCATTTATATCAGTACAATTGGGAGTATTCACGGATTATTTTTTACTTTATACCTCATCTTTTTACCTTCTATCAGAAAAATATATGCTTGGGATGACGAAGACACTGTTTTCGCATTGATTTCTGCATTCTTTCCTTTTGCCACAATTTGGATTGATAAAAAACTGGCACGTTATGACAGGGAATAAAAAAAGAGGCTCTTTTGAAGCCTCTTTAAATTAAAGTTTACATTTCTAATTATCTCTAATAACGTGACCCGTGACACTCAATGTATGAGAACCTGTGCTATTGGTATAGGTTCCATTAATTGTAAAATCAATGTATTGTCCTACTGCACCATAATTACTTACCTGTAAGGTGAGATTATTTCCATTGGCATTGATTACTCCTCCGGAAGATTCTAAAGTAAAATTGGAAGTAAATGTTCCAACTCCTATTGGGTTTTGGGAATTTAAATAAAAACCTCCCGTAGCACTTTGCGAACTTACAGAAAATGCAAAAGTAGGATTTGGAACCGGAGTTTGGGAACTTCCACCTGCATTAATTGGTGCCAGAAAATATTTTACAGGTTGTGTATCAGTTTGACTTGTAATAAATTCTGTCGCGGCAGTACAAACAGTAAGATTACCCAAATTTGTCGTAGGCGAAGTTGCAGTAAAATTAATATCTCCCGTTGTCTGAAGATTCGTGAAATCTGCACCAACAAATGTCAATTGCTGACTAGATGAACAACTCAAAACATTAAAAGAAAAGCTTCCGTTGGTTACCTGTGTAGAAAAATTAGAAAAATAATTTGTGCTTGCTGTATAAGATAAATTAGCAACCCCGTTCGTGACATTATTTCCAGAACAATCTTTGAGAGTACCTGTAATTGTTATCGTATTACTCAAACTCTGCGAAATAGTGATGGCAGGGAGTGTATTGTTAGAATTATTTGCAAAAGGACCAATATTATTGGTCATAATTACATTATTACACGCATCATATATTTTCATTGTTAAACTTTCACCAGCAGGTACAATACCTGATGCATTTCCGTTTCCATCTGTAGTGGCAGAACTAGAAGACTGGTTTTGTCTGAAAATTTTTACATTCACATTGCTCAAAGGTTGGGCAGTCGAGTTTTGAATATGAACATTCAAAATACATTGAGGAAACTGTGCATCACAATTCCACCAAGAAAAATGACTTACATTTCCTACATAAGCATTTCCTACTTTCGTTGCAGAACCTTCTTCCTGCCAAATTCCTGTAGTTTCGTTGAAAGACCATAAAGGTATAGTTGCCGGAGCTGTTGACGCTTGAGTAGCATCGATTGCGACCGTCATCTCTGCTGTGTGATTGTTCGCAAT
This region includes:
- a CDS encoding M48 family metalloprotease, with the translated sequence MKKIIIGAILLGSLCHVKAQKINLGKAVGVVSKGASALTFTNEDAIKLSKESVGYMDNNNSIAGPKDPYTIRLNKLFAKHKSQDGLNLNYKVYKAKDINAFACADGSVRVFSSLMDMMTDDELLAVIGHEIGHVKNQDTKDAIKSAYLKAAVIDAASSASSTVSSLSESQVGKMANAFLDASHSKKQESQADTYSYNFMKSNKYNVVGAYTAFKKLALLSEGGSAQSGVQKMFNSHPDSNKRADFIKKLAEKDGLWKDPGAVSLPKSKLTK
- a CDS encoding ferritin-like domain-containing protein — its product is MNILKLLDKLSDDTLFTRQTSRLGNLSELTAFGKKAAVAAIPLGLGSVLATSAKAETKSEPTLAMKSALTDALQLALTLEYLEDEYYRIGLQTANLIPNSDKVVFQQISKHEAAHVTFLKSTLTSLGTAPVAKPTFDFTANGAFTPFTNYQQFLTLAQAFEDTGVRAYKGQAGNVMSNGTVLQAALQIHSVEARHASMVRRMRANKGWIELANGGNMPAATNAVYNGEDVTMQAGFNTATAFGAAAGSAAYDEILTGAEATAIASLFID
- a CDS encoding ferritin-like domain-containing protein: MKKPIYVSNQGATLDTSRRNFLKLSGIGIAVAGLTLVGCDDDDFDYNDNKIFDLGTGDVGVLNYAYALEQLEADFYTKVVNSFYAGISTVEKEVLTDLYHHEVIHRDFFKAAISGATTNVLPTLEFQYPNVNFNDRNSVLATAKALEDTGVAAYNAAGKYITNPTYLVLAGKIVSVEARHASAIRDLINPLSADFSGDDVVNPTTGLDVAKEPKDVVAAAGGFIKTPFTWKERGIN
- the recJ gene encoding single-stranded-DNA-specific exonuclease RecJ yields the protein MSQKWIYKTEPDEETVDGLSSSLGFGTFESKLLVLRGIDNYQKAREFFKPNVQDIHNPFLMADMQKAVERIATAIENGEKIMVYGDYDVDGTTAVALTYLYLRKIVQKKYLDFYIPDRNSEGYGISTEGIDYAQENGFSLIIALDCGIKAIDMINYAKEKDIDFIICDHHLPGDEIPDAVAVLDPKRTDCRYPFKELSGCGVGFKLCQGLNTIYKIPETELFELTDLLAISIAADIVSMTGENRVLAKMGLKVLRKTRNLGLRLLIPDDKLSHFEISNIVFEIAPKINAAGRISHGKAAVELMVSDNLKHAQQIVGDIMNLNDERRELDMNSTLSALNQVIESQQQTKYSTIVYHPEWNKGVIGIVASRLTETYYKPTLVFTDGNNGEMVASARSVSDFDVHEALDLCSEYFLKFGGHHAAAGLSMEKEKFEDFKIKFEKTVAEKIKEHQKEPSITIDSDVDLDEINRDFINFHRKLGPFGPQNMKPNLVLRNQKIAGYLKTMGKDNNHLKFYIKQESTGRNVECVGFKLGQFADDFRNKSFDIAFTLEENHWKGNVTHYLNIRDVKFLEGE
- the nadD gene encoding nicotinate (nicotinamide) nucleotide adenylyltransferase, which codes for MKKIGLFFGSFNPIHIGHLILANYILENSDMDEMWFVVSPQNPFKEKKSLLKDHNRLDMVQLAVKNYPQMRASNVEFSLPTPSYTIDTLTYLQEKHPEYSFSLIMGEDNLSSLHKWKNSEILIKNHHIIVYPRVFDGEKKDSEYLQHENISMIKAPVIELSATEIRNMIKEGKNVRPMLPPEVFEYLDGSSFYK
- a CDS encoding DUF3817 domain-containing protein; translation: MNFLENLFSKYPQDKVIKWFKQICLAEAVSWFFLFTAMIWIRVDPEGLLPIIYISTIGSIHGLFFTLYLIFLPSIRKIYAWDDEDTVFALISAFFPFATIWIDKKLARYDRE